One window of the Clostridia bacterium genome contains the following:
- a CDS encoding sugar ABC transporter ATP-binding protein: MADNNPVLKMEQITKEFPGVKALENVNLELRSGEVHCLIGENGAGKSTLIKIMTGALSKTSGRILSNGEPVEINGPQDGKALGIRAIYQELDLLPTLSVAENIFVESRPTTRAGLVDWAEMNRRAQELLGRFNVPIDARAKVRQLTVAEQQIVAIVKALSQDSRVLIMDEPSAVLTGAELERLFSIIRQLQQQGVAIVYITHRLVEAFEIGDRVTVLRDGKYVATAEMKDVSMEQLIKWMVGRELEEQFYKERVEIGHTVLEAKGLTVSGKIKDIDFQLREGEILGIAGLVGAGRTELLKTLFGAYKPDGGSVAINGKPYPITSPRSAIRHGLGLVPEDRKNEGVVLCRSIEENISVGVLVHRVFKFIVRFPQLFARVAQLANYVGVKCHSLKQEVGTLSGGNQQKTVLAKWLASESRILLLDEPTRGIDVGSKLEFYKLIAAMVRERKSIILVSSELPELMALSDRILVMSNGQIRKEFMADQATQEDILKYAIPQELRQSPAVS, translated from the coding sequence GTGGCTGACAACAATCCTGTTCTTAAGATGGAGCAGATCACCAAGGAGTTTCCAGGCGTGAAGGCTCTAGAGAACGTGAACCTCGAGCTGAGGTCCGGCGAGGTCCACTGCCTGATTGGTGAGAACGGGGCCGGCAAGTCCACTCTAATAAAGATAATGACCGGCGCACTTTCCAAGACTTCTGGGAGGATCCTGTCAAACGGAGAACCTGTGGAGATAAACGGCCCGCAGGACGGTAAAGCCCTGGGGATAAGGGCCATCTATCAGGAACTTGACCTCCTGCCAACACTGTCGGTTGCGGAGAACATATTCGTGGAAAGCAGACCCACGACTCGTGCAGGTCTGGTGGACTGGGCCGAGATGAACCGACGGGCTCAAGAACTCCTGGGCCGGTTCAACGTTCCCATCGACGCCCGGGCCAAAGTGAGGCAGCTGACAGTAGCAGAGCAGCAGATAGTAGCCATTGTCAAGGCTCTATCACAGGATTCGCGAGTGCTGATAATGGATGAGCCTTCGGCCGTACTCACAGGCGCCGAACTCGAGCGCCTGTTCAGCATCATTCGTCAGCTCCAACAGCAAGGCGTGGCCATTGTGTACATCACGCACCGATTGGTGGAAGCTTTCGAGATAGGCGACAGAGTCACGGTGCTGCGCGACGGGAAGTATGTCGCCACTGCCGAGATGAAGGACGTGAGCATGGAGCAGCTCATCAAATGGATGGTAGGCCGCGAACTCGAGGAGCAGTTCTATAAGGAGAGAGTCGAGATCGGGCACACGGTGCTTGAGGCCAAGGGGCTCACCGTGAGCGGCAAGATCAAAGACATCGACTTTCAGCTGCGCGAAGGCGAGATCCTGGGGATAGCCGGCCTTGTGGGGGCAGGAAGAACAGAGCTGCTCAAGACGTTGTTCGGCGCCTACAAGCCAGACGGGGGTTCTGTGGCCATAAACGGCAAGCCGTACCCCATCACTTCGCCAAGAAGCGCCATCCGGCATGGCCTAGGTCTCGTTCCGGAAGACCGAAAGAACGAAGGAGTAGTGCTCTGCCGCAGTATAGAGGAGAACATCTCCGTAGGGGTGCTTGTGCACAGGGTGTTCAAGTTCATAGTGCGCTTTCCCCAACTCTTTGCCAGGGTAGCGCAGTTAGCCAACTACGTTGGCGTCAAATGTCATTCACTGAAGCAGGAAGTAGGAACGCTTAGCGGAGGAAACCAGCAGAAAACGGTTCTTGCCAAGTGGCTGGCCTCTGAATCCAGGATCCTACTGCTTGATGAACCTACGCGAGGAATTGACGTCGGCAGCAAGTTGGAATTCTACAAGCTCATAGCTGCAATGGTGCGGGAACGCAAATCCATCATACTGGTGTCGTCGGAGTTGCCCGAACTCATGGCGCTGTCTGACCGGATCCTTGTGATGTCGAATGGGCAGATCAGGAAGGAATTCATGGCGGATCAGGCAACCCAGGAAGACATCCTGAAATACGCGATTCCTCAGGAATTGAGGCAATCGCCGGCGGTCAGCTGA
- the rbsK gene encoding ribokinase produces the protein MGHTPRVAVVGSFIMDMVVRAPRRPARGETIVGSSFGMFPGGKGANQAVAAARLGAKVNMIGCLGNDTLGSTFLSLMAEEGIDASRVVADDVLGTGVGNPVVEDTGENSIIIVPQANSKLSVDDIERASEAIRGADVLLLQLEVPMEASMAAARIAYGAGVRVVLNPAPARKLPDSFLSMTSVIVPNEIEFQWFTGAAPDDLMATAAASKSLMAKGPGTVIVTLGSRGAYVVEAGNAIHVPAEKVDNVVDTTAAGDAFCGALAFGIASGATVVDAVRYANKAAAVVVTRLGAIPSLPRADEIR, from the coding sequence TTGGGACACACGCCCAGAGTCGCAGTTGTGGGCAGTTTCATCATGGACATGGTTGTGAGGGCTCCGCGAAGGCCGGCCAGGGGCGAGACCATCGTCGGTAGCAGTTTCGGCATGTTTCCCGGAGGCAAAGGAGCTAACCAGGCGGTTGCAGCTGCCCGGCTAGGCGCCAAAGTGAACATGATTGGGTGCCTGGGGAATGACACTCTCGGCAGTACGTTTCTCAGTCTCATGGCCGAGGAAGGCATAGATGCGAGTCGCGTCGTGGCAGATGATGTTCTGGGCACTGGTGTGGGTAATCCGGTGGTCGAGGATACGGGAGAGAATAGCATCATCATAGTGCCTCAGGCCAATTCCAAACTGAGCGTGGACGATATCGAAAGGGCTTCTGAGGCCATAAGAGGCGCCGATGTGCTGCTGCTTCAACTGGAAGTGCCCATGGAAGCGTCGATGGCGGCGGCACGAATCGCGTATGGAGCCGGGGTGAGGGTTGTTCTCAATCCCGCGCCTGCTAGGAAGCTACCCGACTCATTCCTGAGCATGACGAGTGTGATCGTGCCCAACGAGATCGAGTTCCAGTGGTTTACAGGCGCCGCCCCTGACGATCTGATGGCGACGGCGGCCGCATCCAAATCCCTTATGGCGAAGGGGCCTGGCACAGTCATCGTGACTCTGGGCTCCAGGGGCGCCTATGTTGTGGAGGCTGGCAACGCGATTCACGTGCCAGCCGAAAAGGTTGACAACGTAGTGGACACCACTGCCGCCGGTGATGCGTTCTGTGGAGCACTTGCCTTTGGAATAGCATCGGGCGCGACGGTGGTTGACGCGGTTCGCTACGCTAACAAGGCAGCGGCAGTAGTTGTAACTAGGCTGGGAGCGATTCCATCGCTGCCCAGAGCAGATGAGATACGGTAG
- a CDS encoding glutamine amidotransferase codes for MTATKALIVGESWTSVEAHCKGFDYFMTVSHNEGVKWLKEALEDGGISVDHLPSQAVATSFPADLAELKKYDVIMLSDIGSNSFLLHPDTYVRSQRTPNRLKLLRQYVSEGGGLCMIGGYMTFQGIDGRGRWHRTPVEECLPVTIHEYDDRAEAPEGFEPRVVDPEHPVLQGIPGEWPFFLGYNQVIAKPEAHVLLEHEGDPILAVGEYGHGRTMVFTSDCAPHWAPYAFLEWGHFGPFWQQAVNWLAQRA; via the coding sequence ATGACAGCCACTAAGGCGCTCATAGTTGGCGAATCATGGACCAGTGTGGAAGCGCACTGCAAAGGGTTCGACTACTTCATGACGGTATCCCACAACGAAGGAGTCAAGTGGCTCAAAGAGGCCCTTGAGGATGGCGGAATCAGTGTAGACCACCTTCCATCACAGGCGGTGGCGACGAGCTTCCCTGCGGATCTCGCTGAGTTGAAGAAATACGACGTGATAATGCTCAGCGACATCGGAAGTAACTCGTTCCTGCTGCATCCCGATACCTATGTGCGTTCGCAACGCACGCCCAACCGACTAAAGCTGCTTCGACAGTATGTGAGCGAAGGCGGCGGGCTGTGCATGATCGGGGGCTACATGACGTTCCAGGGCATCGATGGACGGGGCCGTTGGCATCGCACGCCCGTAGAGGAGTGCCTCCCGGTGACCATCCATGAGTACGACGATAGAGCCGAGGCGCCTGAGGGCTTTGAACCACGAGTAGTTGACCCGGAGCATCCCGTTCTTCAGGGCATCCCGGGCGAGTGGCCGTTTTTCCTGGGCTACAACCAGGTTATCGCTAAGCCCGAAGCCCACGTGCTTCTGGAACACGAAGGCGATCCTATCCTGGCAGTTGGGGAGTACGGCCATGGCCGCACGATGGTTTTCACGTCGGACTGTGCGCCGCACTGGGCGCCATACGCTTTCCTTGAGTGGGGCCACTTCGGGCCGTTTTGGCAACAGGCAGTCAACTGGCTCGCCCAGCGGGCATAG
- a CDS encoding group II intron maturase-specific domain-containing protein, which yields MELIVSNSNVVSACKRVEQNKGAAGIDGMRVGELRPYLHVHWAELKQSLLSGTCRPSPVRRHEIPKPGGGVRLLGIPTALDRFIQQAVLQVLTPLFEPTFSEHSYGFRPGKSMASRIRELNSYLRGWMGYYRIARTPSVCQEMDQWIRRRLRMCLLKQWKRPKTVRRNLVALGIPDEWAQKISGSRKAYWRLANTPQVNKALGIAHWRNQGLLSLTDLYAQNS from the coding sequence ATGGAGCTCATCGTATCCAATTCCAATGTGGTAAGCGCGTGCAAACGCGTGGAGCAGAACAAAGGAGCTGCGGGGATCGATGGGATGCGAGTTGGCGAACTACGCCCATACTTGCATGTCCATTGGGCTGAGCTCAAGCAATCGCTGCTCAGCGGGACCTGCAGGCCAAGCCCTGTACGCCGGCACGAAATCCCGAAGCCGGGCGGAGGCGTAAGACTTCTGGGGATACCCACCGCATTGGACCGTTTCATTCAGCAAGCCGTTCTACAGGTGCTGACGCCGCTGTTTGAACCCACGTTCTCTGAGCACAGCTACGGCTTCAGGCCGGGCAAGAGCATGGCCAGCCGCATTCGCGAGCTCAACTCCTACCTGCGAGGTTGGATGGGATACTACCGAATCGCGCGGACCCCGAGCGTATGCCAGGAGATGGATCAATGGATACGACGACGTCTGCGGATGTGCCTGCTGAAACAATGGAAGAGGCCCAAGACGGTGCGGCGAAACCTCGTCGCTCTGGGCATTCCCGATGAGTGGGCACAAAAGATCAGCGGGTCGCGTAAAGCATACTGGCGACTCGCTAACACTCCGCAGGTGAACAAAGCCCTCGGCATCGCCCACTGGCGCAACCAAGGGCTTCTGAGCTTGACGGATCTCTACGCGCAGAATTCCTAA
- a CDS encoding SIS domain-containing protein, with protein MPLLETGKWTETGRKAMLAEAEAISAVADGLDHRFDEAVALLMSCTGRVVVFGLGKSGHVGRKIAATLASTGSPAFFVHAAEAFHGDFGMITVDDVVLAISNSGETAEVVKAIPHVRGIGARVVALTGNAGSSLAAVSDAVLLCPVKREADSLGLAPTSSSTAMLAMGDAVAVALMTAKQFDAQGFAVFHPGGSLGGRLGKHDDRSE; from the coding sequence GTGCCTCTATTGGAGACTGGGAAATGGACTGAGACCGGTCGCAAGGCCATGTTGGCTGAGGCTGAAGCGATAAGCGCCGTGGCTGATGGCCTTGATCACAGATTCGACGAAGCAGTGGCCCTGCTGATGAGTTGTACCGGAAGGGTAGTCGTTTTCGGACTGGGCAAGTCCGGCCATGTAGGCCGGAAGATTGCGGCCACTCTGGCGAGCACTGGCTCACCTGCGTTCTTCGTCCATGCAGCAGAGGCGTTTCACGGTGATTTCGGCATGATTACCGTTGACGACGTAGTGCTCGCAATATCCAACAGCGGTGAGACGGCCGAAGTGGTGAAGGCGATACCTCACGTACGCGGGATCGGCGCGCGGGTCGTGGCGCTGACGGGCAACGCAGGATCATCGCTTGCCGCGGTTAGCGACGCGGTTCTGCTTTGCCCGGTGAAGAGGGAAGCCGATTCGCTTGGCTTGGCGCCCACCAGTAGCTCGACCGCCATGCTGGCGATGGGGGATGCAGTGGCTGTAGCCTTGATGACGGCGAAGCAATTCGATGCACAGGGATTCGCCGTATTCCATCCTGGCGGGAGCCTAGGCGGAAGACTTGGAAAGCACGACGACAGGAGTGAGTGA
- a CDS encoding ABC transporter permease, with the protein MELSADTSKSSWSRILAILGRNPRLSVLLLLTVVSTVLSKGIFLSPANLHNMLRQYAGIGIMAVGQTLVILLAGVDLSQGSVVALVSMVVAYLNTSGYGIIWPLVIGVSAGAACGLTSGLIVTKGKVPPFIATLAMSSIARGIATLTTQARPIYGLSKELLVFGRGTVAGIGIQILVWANTALLGVFLLARTVYGREVYIVGGNEKSANLSGISTHRVKLIAYILSGVCAALAGIMITSKMDMGGPYISLNDNVQSVASVVIGGTSFAGGRGSVSGAIVGALIIAMINNLMNLLLINPYIQQGIIGAIILLTVTMNQRKMGVR; encoded by the coding sequence ATGGAACTCTCAGCCGATACGAGCAAATCGAGCTGGTCGCGGATACTGGCGATCCTTGGCAGGAATCCCCGCCTGTCGGTGCTCTTGCTGCTAACGGTGGTATCGACGGTGCTTTCAAAAGGCATCTTCCTGAGCCCAGCAAACCTCCACAACATGCTGAGGCAATACGCCGGAATAGGCATCATGGCCGTGGGCCAGACTTTGGTCATTCTGCTGGCAGGTGTAGATCTATCACAGGGATCAGTTGTGGCGCTAGTATCCATGGTTGTTGCCTACCTGAACACCAGTGGATACGGCATCATCTGGCCGCTGGTCATCGGCGTATCAGCTGGCGCTGCATGCGGCCTCACCAGCGGGTTGATTGTCACGAAAGGCAAGGTTCCGCCGTTCATTGCCACACTGGCCATGTCGAGCATTGCTCGGGGCATCGCCACCCTGACCACCCAGGCTCGACCCATATACGGCCTTTCGAAAGAGCTGCTAGTGTTCGGACGAGGAACTGTGGCCGGCATTGGCATACAGATACTTGTGTGGGCGAATACCGCGCTGTTGGGTGTATTCCTCTTAGCGAGAACGGTTTACGGACGCGAGGTATACATCGTGGGCGGGAATGAAAAATCCGCCAACCTTTCTGGCATCAGCACCCACAGAGTTAAGCTGATTGCGTACATCCTCTCAGGCGTATGCGCGGCTCTAGCAGGCATCATGATCACATCCAAGATGGACATGGGCGGCCCCTACATCAGCCTGAACGACAACGTTCAGTCAGTGGCTTCAGTCGTAATTGGGGGCACGAGTTTCGCCGGCGGGCGCGGATCCGTATCAGGCGCCATAGTGGGCGCCTTGATAATCGCCATGATAAACAACTTGATGAATCTGTTGCTCATCAACCCATACATTCAACAGGGAATCATCGGGGCCATCATACTTCTGACAGTCACAATGAACCAGCGTAAGATGGGCGTGAGGTAG
- a CDS encoding carboxypeptidase-like regulatory domain-containing protein — MRPVRLTGRHLRLISIGALLAALTLMLTGCFGPNPPKPQFVSLSGTVSAPPDEPYQGSSHSIVACAVDHTPVNGASVAAFDFANGKQVGVTATTSSNGGYTISNIPKGIDVVVIATAGTGTRNGSGMRLSALIADASQGAGGDIDGVTSLVAEAWGKFFRQARNVAITDLRTTHFAAMRVLERLGWLDLAPDGAILYRDYGNGLKPDGAVGEVTGSVPGENDSQVWPAKEMIQDLRDAGLTLKGTYEQEIADPSGHIATNVAPYLEAVAMHVGGLHPQVMQQRSGCRYREKEDGEFVWAGPYLEGKWLLERFNEPYEEEWTKVGVIPLSASLPERWTLRDVASGEIAFEVKNTADRFFVFNGRLSVTMDDSAGGLPTEAHIDAELRDPENPLLAEATTLTGEYHGSFGDQPPTVEVSVEGAFRSPHVNADGTLTISGDLDSSGEVEFSGSIRTDEVTLSGSIELSAVKSNVITIGDIPLLAPNDVRINGSFAKVGVTEPIFEGNAHITLTNAAGFDFRNDPAPGNWPEGTVDFSGSVNPPGKASVLAHIVVSTRSYKAFTATVRYDHGSRWLDGTASYDGSNDARHTGALQIQNQAGLKVNIQMVYISERFEATGTIKNASNAVIGEIETDSDGLVRIIYEDDSWESLS; from the coding sequence ATGAGACCAGTGCGTCTGACGGGAAGGCATCTCCGGCTCATCTCCATAGGGGCTCTGTTGGCAGCTTTGACGCTCATGCTGACGGGGTGCTTTGGACCAAACCCGCCAAAGCCTCAGTTTGTATCCCTCTCGGGCACGGTGTCGGCTCCGCCCGATGAACCCTACCAGGGGTCGTCGCATTCGATAGTAGCCTGCGCTGTTGACCACACGCCAGTGAATGGGGCGAGCGTCGCGGCGTTCGACTTCGCCAACGGCAAGCAGGTGGGGGTGACGGCGACCACCAGCTCGAATGGCGGATACACGATTTCCAACATTCCCAAGGGCATCGATGTTGTGGTCATAGCGACCGCGGGCACGGGAACTCGCAATGGGTCCGGCATGAGGCTGTCTGCGTTGATTGCCGACGCGAGCCAGGGTGCAGGCGGCGATATTGATGGCGTGACTTCGCTTGTGGCGGAGGCATGGGGCAAGTTCTTCCGCCAGGCGCGCAACGTGGCGATCACGGACCTTCGTACGACTCATTTCGCCGCCATGCGGGTTCTTGAACGCCTGGGCTGGCTGGATCTTGCTCCAGACGGGGCCATTCTCTACAGAGACTACGGCAATGGCCTGAAGCCAGACGGAGCTGTAGGCGAGGTCACGGGCTCAGTCCCTGGCGAGAACGACAGCCAAGTCTGGCCCGCTAAGGAAATGATCCAGGACCTCAGAGACGCTGGCCTTACCCTCAAGGGTACATACGAGCAGGAGATCGCGGATCCATCCGGACACATTGCTACGAACGTGGCGCCCTATCTTGAGGCAGTGGCCATGCACGTGGGTGGATTGCATCCGCAGGTCATGCAGCAGCGATCGGGCTGCAGGTACCGAGAGAAGGAAGACGGAGAATTCGTGTGGGCAGGGCCGTATCTCGAAGGGAAGTGGCTCCTTGAGAGGTTCAACGAGCCGTACGAAGAGGAGTGGACCAAAGTTGGGGTTATTCCTCTATCGGCAAGCCTGCCCGAACGGTGGACTCTGCGCGATGTGGCTTCAGGCGAGATCGCGTTTGAAGTCAAGAATACCGCCGATCGGTTTTTCGTGTTCAACGGCCGCCTGAGCGTAACTATGGATGATTCCGCAGGAGGTCTCCCAACCGAGGCTCACATTGATGCGGAGCTTAGGGATCCCGAGAACCCGTTGCTGGCTGAGGCAACCACGCTAACGGGAGAATACCATGGCTCATTCGGCGATCAGCCACCGACCGTAGAGGTTTCAGTAGAAGGCGCCTTCCGTTCGCCGCATGTCAATGCCGATGGGACGTTGACCATTTCAGGGGACTTGGATTCTAGCGGCGAGGTGGAATTCTCCGGATCCATACGTACAGATGAAGTCACGCTGAGTGGAAGCATCGAGCTCTCGGCAGTGAAGAGCAATGTGATCACGATTGGTGACATTCCCTTGTTGGCGCCCAATGATGTGAGGATTAACGGCAGTTTCGCCAAAGTTGGCGTGACCGAGCCGATCTTCGAAGGTAACGCTCACATCACGCTCACCAATGCTGCTGGCTTTGATTTCCGCAACGATCCCGCCCCTGGCAACTGGCCAGAGGGCACGGTGGACTTCAGCGGCTCTGTGAACCCGCCTGGCAAGGCCAGCGTGTTGGCGCATATCGTGGTGTCGACTCGAAGCTACAAAGCCTTCACTGCTACGGTGCGCTACGACCATGGCAGCCGGTGGCTGGATGGAACGGCCAGTTATGACGGGTCCAATGACGCGAGACACACGGGCGCGCTTCAGATCCAGAACCAGGCCGGGCTGAAGGTCAACATACAGATGGTTTACATTAGCGAACGCTTTGAGGCGACGGGCACAATCAAAAACGCGAGCAATGCCGTGATTGGCGAAATAGAGACTGACAGCGATGGGCTCGTGAGGATTATCTACGAGGATGACTCCTGGGAGTCGCTTTCCTAG
- a CDS encoding tetratricopeptide repeat protein, with translation MRYDIGDIKRMERESNRLIGEMRFAEAEAMLREALQVTSTPPVLNNLAFCRFYQNDSEEALEILQPNLSTGVHNPFAHALAAQICVALGRRDEAEKHLESAIRDFEDGLPKARLAPAAIAKPWRQYSVALKRAAGDLGRHQLVIDLYRRHETYHAGVEDRFLAGVAEFNLDRIGRAISYWKKVPWQFAADYVYVAQAVDMGVVPRFSLEYRLPDLGGTYPQMAAKGAGRMMIVHSLLAGETIGGDTRAASAMLSLAVDVDREWGLQLAKNIIEYPAASSAVKTAALGILVDCGVCQKGQLIDAVDENGRETRVSVQEKIITFDTDEQDKEAILKAAELGDADRFDEAIEVLCEATDAHEVSFRVYLALATTYMYKGDLDRAHDLLSMLRDIAPDHPMLLFRLAEYYTKSGRVDEAIRCLDRIDLETMSPTFRKGIADLREALGRASN, from the coding sequence TTGCGATACGACATAGGCGACATCAAACGCATGGAACGGGAAAGCAACCGGTTGATTGGCGAGATGAGGTTCGCCGAGGCTGAGGCCATGCTGAGGGAGGCATTGCAGGTCACGTCGACGCCTCCTGTTCTGAACAATTTGGCGTTCTGTCGCTTCTACCAGAACGATTCCGAAGAGGCACTCGAGATACTTCAGCCCAACCTTTCGACTGGCGTTCATAATCCCTTCGCTCACGCACTTGCAGCCCAGATATGCGTTGCGTTGGGACGCCGGGATGAGGCCGAGAAGCACCTGGAAAGCGCCATCCGCGATTTTGAAGATGGCCTGCCCAAGGCGCGCTTGGCCCCGGCTGCAATAGCCAAACCGTGGCGCCAGTACAGTGTAGCGTTGAAAAGGGCAGCCGGCGACCTCGGCCGCCATCAGCTGGTAATTGATCTGTACCGTCGCCACGAAACCTACCATGCCGGCGTAGAAGATCGCTTCTTGGCAGGTGTTGCCGAGTTTAACCTCGATCGGATCGGAAGAGCCATTTCCTATTGGAAGAAAGTGCCCTGGCAGTTTGCAGCTGATTACGTCTACGTGGCTCAAGCAGTGGACATGGGGGTGGTCCCTCGGTTTTCTCTCGAGTATCGCCTACCCGATCTTGGTGGCACATATCCCCAAATGGCCGCTAAGGGCGCTGGCCGCATGATGATCGTTCATAGTCTGCTGGCAGGAGAGACGATAGGCGGAGACACGCGTGCAGCCAGCGCCATGCTTAGCCTAGCTGTGGACGTGGATCGCGAATGGGGTTTGCAGCTTGCGAAGAACATTATCGAGTATCCCGCGGCGTCGAGTGCGGTGAAAACGGCTGCGCTTGGCATCTTGGTGGACTGCGGCGTCTGCCAAAAGGGCCAGCTCATCGATGCGGTGGACGAGAATGGGAGAGAAACTCGCGTGTCGGTCCAGGAGAAGATAATCACTTTTGACACTGACGAACAGGACAAGGAGGCCATTCTCAAGGCGGCTGAGCTCGGCGACGCCGACAGGTTCGATGAAGCAATCGAAGTGCTGTGTGAAGCAACAGATGCTCATGAAGTCAGTTTCCGAGTGTACCTTGCCCTGGCGACCACATACATGTACAAGGGTGATCTCGACCGAGCCCATGATCTGCTTTCCATGCTTCGTGACATAGCGCCTGATCACCCCATGCTTTTGTTCCGTTTAGCTGAGTACTACACGAAGTCAGGCCGTGTTGATGAGGCCATTCGCTGCTTGGATCGCATAGATCTGGAGACCATGTCCCCAACATTTCGAAAGGGAATCGCGGATCTGCGCGAAGCGTTAGGTCGGGCTTCAAACTAA
- a CDS encoding carbohydrate kinase family protein: MTLCIDVLCLGELNVDIIVDAQDAKIEMGSEHLARSYKLCLGSSTAICAVGLARLGARVRFVGAVGDDMFGEFVLRALSSEGVDVSHVKQVGGAPTGLTLSFTNGTDRALLTIPGLISSAAAEDLDVMSVLAQTGARHLHCSSYYLQSGLRPSLPTVFRAAKDAGMTISLDTGHDPDEMWEGGILDALPYVDVFLPNEVEVRSIAAKLGQDTEPELTYKAAARIAALTRMVVAKMGHRGAMAVSRDGDGYEVAACPANDVQVVDTTGAGDAFNAGFIYAMLRGRSTRECLAIGNACAGLSTMGTGGTEKMANLEALAQFLHDHGAPGLAASLKP; the protein is encoded by the coding sequence ATGACTCTGTGTATAGACGTTCTGTGCCTGGGAGAACTGAATGTGGACATAATTGTAGACGCCCAAGACGCCAAGATCGAGATGGGCAGTGAACACCTCGCTCGGTCATACAAGCTGTGCCTGGGGAGCTCCACCGCCATATGCGCAGTGGGCCTCGCGCGCCTTGGCGCAAGAGTCAGGTTCGTGGGGGCAGTGGGCGATGACATGTTCGGCGAGTTTGTCCTGAGAGCGCTGTCGTCGGAGGGAGTGGATGTATCCCACGTCAAACAGGTGGGCGGCGCACCGACAGGCTTGACTCTCAGTTTCACGAACGGAACGGACAGGGCCCTGCTGACCATTCCAGGCCTGATCTCCAGCGCTGCCGCAGAGGATTTGGACGTGATGAGTGTCTTGGCCCAAACGGGGGCGCGACACCTCCACTGTTCGTCCTATTACCTTCAATCTGGCTTAAGACCCTCGCTGCCGACAGTCTTCAGAGCCGCAAAAGATGCAGGGATGACAATATCACTCGACACAGGGCACGACCCGGATGAGATGTGGGAGGGCGGCATCCTTGACGCGTTGCCCTATGTGGACGTATTCTTGCCCAACGAGGTAGAGGTCAGGAGCATTGCAGCAAAGCTCGGCCAAGATACTGAACCAGAGCTAACTTACAAGGCTGCGGCAAGGATCGCTGCGCTGACTCGCATGGTGGTTGCAAAGATGGGGCATCGGGGGGCAATGGCGGTTTCGAGAGACGGCGACGGATATGAAGTAGCCGCGTGTCCGGCCAATGATGTGCAGGTTGTGGACACAACAGGCGCCGGCGATGCGTTCAATGCAGGTTTCATCTACGCCATGCTTCGAGGCCGCTCGACCCGTGAGTGCCTTGCAATAGGAAACGCATGCGCAGGTCTTTCGACGATGGGCACAGGCGGAACCGAGAAGATGGCGAATCTAGAGGCGCTTGCGCAGTTTCTGCATGATCACGGCGCGCCGGGGCTCGCAGCATCACTGAAACCGTGA
- a CDS encoding ABC transporter permease — protein MQRDLERKTAAGLLGNMFLPLTLAVIIVVCAFISPPFLTYENLKNVIIGSATFGILACGMTMVLVTGEVDLSVGSQVALTSVIVATLAPKSLALAVVTAVAATTVIGLVNGVLLTKTRMPSFVLTLGAMGVVRSMALVIANGQPVYGVPQSFTALTSSMVGKIPLVGVAMVVMYALTWFFLKYTSLGRSVYAVGSNSESARLSGIGAERVKIAVYAISGFLAGIAGLFYTSYVTLGLPDGGVDYETQAITAAIIGGTSFFGGEGEVHNTFLGLFIVGVVKNILNLVGVSPFVQPVAIGVLIIIAVILRTRKPE, from the coding sequence GTGCAACGAGACCTCGAAAGAAAGACCGCTGCTGGTCTTCTGGGCAACATGTTCTTGCCTTTGACTCTTGCAGTGATCATCGTGGTGTGTGCCTTCATTTCGCCGCCGTTCCTTACGTACGAGAACCTCAAGAACGTCATTATTGGTTCTGCGACATTCGGCATATTGGCGTGCGGGATGACAATGGTGTTGGTTACTGGCGAGGTTGATCTGTCGGTAGGATCGCAGGTGGCGTTGACCTCAGTGATAGTCGCAACACTGGCGCCAAAGAGCCTGGCCCTGGCGGTTGTCACGGCAGTCGCGGCAACTACTGTGATTGGCTTGGTAAACGGAGTGCTGCTGACGAAAACCCGGATGCCCTCATTCGTGCTGACCCTGGGCGCCATGGGCGTCGTGCGCTCCATGGCCCTGGTCATTGCCAACGGACAGCCGGTTTACGGAGTGCCACAGAGCTTCACCGCTCTGACTAGTTCCATGGTGGGGAAGATCCCGCTTGTGGGAGTAGCTATGGTTGTCATGTATGCCCTAACGTGGTTCTTCTTGAAATACACGAGCCTGGGGAGGTCCGTATATGCCGTAGGCAGTAACAGTGAGTCCGCCAGGCTATCGGGCATAGGTGCAGAGCGAGTCAAGATCGCAGTCTACGCCATATCGGGGTTCTTGGCGGGCATAGCTGGGTTGTTCTACACATCCTATGTCACCCTGGGCCTGCCTGATGGAGGCGTAGATTATGAGACTCAAGCCATTACCGCAGCCATAATCGGGGGCACGAGCTTCTTTGGAGGCGAAGGCGAGGTCCACAACACGTTCTTGGGCCTGTTCATAGTCGGTGTTGTCAAGAACATTCTCAACCTGGTGGGAGTGTCGCCTTTCGTGCAACCAGTTGCCATCGGCGTTCTCATCATAATCGCAGTGATCCTTAGAACCAGGAAGCCGGAGTGA